In Allomuricauda ruestringensis DSM 13258, the following proteins share a genomic window:
- a CDS encoding S9 family peptidase yields MESFVKKISVFFILVSVSTSFAQGTLAEYKKAIALDSLFRDKVTNSPSTFHWLENNLLWYVNNTAEGKEYLRVDPIKKTQAKCFDHTALAKLLSEEFDKDVDSKNMEISALEFDADLSELKFIFDKAKVSYRPNDNKLTVIEENIEDRDRNRGYWGSRFDEKGNPPVVSPDSTMTAFIKNNNLYIKDNKTEEETQLSYDGAPGFFYSTYIKWSPDGKKIMAYKVRPGDDRKIYFVESSPEDQFQPKLKSRDYLKPGDELPFKSPQLFLVDAKKHIQISTDEFSHQFGLNNIDWRDDSRAFSFEYNQRGHQAYKVIEVDATTGNVKVLVNETSKTFIDYSSKKYRYDVADGKEIIWTSERDGWNHIYLYDGETGQVKKQLTKGEWVVRKVIHVDEENREVYFTASGLDKNQDPYFLHYFKVGFDGNNLTRFTKENGNHEVTFSEDYSYYIDQFSRVDAPPVTLLKSSKNGKTIMQLQKADHSALLKEGWIAPEVFTAKGRDGVTDIWGIIIRPTSFDPNKTYPVIEYIYAGPHSSFVPKDFRAYNWSMSSLAELGFIVVQIDGMGTSNRSKAFHDVCWQNLKDGGFPDRKIWIKEAAKKYPYIDADKVGIFGTSAGGQNAAAALVFNSDFYDVAVSSCGCHDNRMDKIWWNEQFMGYPIGPHYAASSNVENAGQMSGNLMLILGEVDDNVDPASTMQFANALIKANKDFELVTIPGMGHSSGGEFGERKRKDFFVKHLMGVDPPSWQEIYE; encoded by the coding sequence ATGGAATCTTTTGTCAAAAAAATAAGTGTATTTTTTATACTTGTTTCGGTAAGCACATCATTTGCCCAAGGAACTTTAGCGGAATATAAAAAGGCGATAGCCTTGGATTCCCTGTTTCGGGACAAGGTCACAAACTCACCCTCAACTTTTCATTGGCTTGAAAACAATCTGCTGTGGTATGTCAACAATACTGCTGAGGGAAAAGAGTATCTTCGGGTTGATCCCATCAAGAAAACGCAAGCAAAATGTTTCGATCATACGGCCTTGGCCAAATTACTTTCTGAAGAATTTGATAAGGATGTCGATTCGAAGAACATGGAAATTAGTGCATTGGAGTTTGATGCAGATTTGTCCGAGTTGAAATTCATTTTTGACAAGGCAAAGGTTTCCTATCGTCCCAATGACAACAAATTGACGGTAATTGAGGAAAATATAGAGGATAGAGATAGAAACCGAGGTTATTGGGGCAGCAGATTTGATGAGAAGGGCAATCCGCCCGTGGTTTCTCCGGATTCCACTATGACAGCATTCATCAAAAACAACAACTTATACATTAAGGACAACAAGACCGAGGAGGAAACCCAGTTGAGCTATGACGGCGCTCCCGGGTTTTTTTATTCCACCTACATCAAATGGTCTCCCGATGGCAAAAAGATTATGGCGTACAAGGTGCGTCCGGGAGACGACCGTAAAATTTACTTTGTGGAATCCAGCCCAGAAGATCAATTCCAGCCCAAGTTAAAATCCAGGGATTATTTGAAGCCCGGGGATGAACTTCCCTTCAAAAGCCCACAGTTGTTTTTGGTGGATGCCAAAAAACACATCCAAATCTCCACGGACGAATTCAGCCACCAATTTGGGCTGAACAATATAGATTGGAGGGATGACAGCCGCGCATTTAGCTTCGAATATAATCAACGGGGACACCAAGCATACAAGGTGATCGAGGTGGATGCCACTACTGGAAATGTAAAAGTGTTGGTGAATGAGACAAGCAAGACCTTCATCGACTACAGTAGTAAAAAATATCGATACGATGTGGCCGACGGTAAGGAAATTATATGGACTTCCGAGCGGGACGGCTGGAACCACATATACCTTTATGACGGGGAAACAGGACAGGTGAAAAAACAACTCACCAAAGGTGAGTGGGTCGTGCGCAAGGTCATTCATGTGGATGAGGAAAACAGGGAAGTGTATTTCACCGCGAGTGGGCTTGACAAGAATCAGGATCCATACTTTTTGCACTACTTCAAAGTTGGTTTTGATGGAAATAACCTTACCCGTTTCACCAAGGAAAATGGTAACCACGAGGTCACATTTTCCGAGGATTATTCATATTATATAGATCAATTTTCTCGGGTCGATGCACCGCCAGTCACACTTTTGAAGTCGTCGAAAAATGGCAAGACCATCATGCAGTTGCAAAAGGCAGACCATTCTGCTTTATTGAAGGAAGGATGGATTGCACCCGAAGTGTTTACTGCAAAGGGCAGGGATGGCGTTACCGATATCTGGGGCATCATCATCAGACCAACCTCTTTCGACCCCAACAAGACATACCCGGTCATTGAATATATTTATGCTGGACCCCACAGTTCCTTTGTTCCCAAGGATTTCAGGGCCTACAATTGGTCCATGTCCTCCTTGGCCGAATTGGGTTTTATTGTGGTTCAGATAGATGGGATGGGTACTTCAAACCGTTCAAAGGCTTTTCATGATGTATGTTGGCAGAATTTAAAAGATGGTGGTTTTCCAGACCGGAAGATATGGATCAAGGAAGCGGCAAAAAAATACCCCTACATAGATGCCGACAAAGTGGGGATTTTCGGAACTTCGGCTGGAGGGCAGAACGCAGCGGCCGCCTTGGTCTTCAATTCGGATTTTTATGATGTGGCGGTCTCCTCATGTGGGTGCCACGACAATAGGATGGACAAGATCTGGTGGAACGAACAGTTCATGGGCTATCCCATTGGGCCACATTATGCGGCCAGTTCCAATGTGGAAAATGCGGGCCAAATGAGCGGCAATTTGATGCTCATCTTGGGAGAAGTGGACGACAATGTCGATCCCGCAAGCACCATGCAGTTTGCCAATGCCCTGATCAAGGCCAACAAGGATTTTGAACTGGTCACCATACCCGGTATGGGTCATTCTTCAGGAGGGGAATTCGGTGAACGGAAGCGCAAGGACTTTTTTGTAAAACACTTGATGGGTGTTGACCCGCCCTCATGGCAAGAAATCTACGAATAG
- a CDS encoding DUF5695 domain-containing protein — protein MKHIKYWMVSTFCFVALSTVEAQQTYWSKVEKRESTLGIADVYQKFNTPDFQLKLVKASQTIAALHPNSEPYFDFTPGERLEIRDKDSLYHLGDINLRIKDPNGIWKNYSTATSRAAVKPLEVSGNILAAANLANTLPNDIPVSVKRYYELDNDQLVMRFEITNKQNTSVEIGALGLPMVFNNILEGKSLVETHAQNVFFDPYIGKDAGYLEVKRLSGGGPALLVLPKENMAFEAYRPLLDDPTPKSIVFEGFHEWMAHSKAYAEKEWKGVEQWNKPTSLTLEPKETKSFSLKFVLSEGIKNIQETLVKEEHPVAVGVPGYVLPQDVNAQLFIHYKSDIAALEVEPKGALDVKEEDTTPSGKKKYSVQGKKWGRARLTVTYEDGVEQTINYKIIKPETEVIKDFGHFLTTEQWFDGPNDPFGRNPSAISYDYEKKEQVVQDGRVWISGLSDEGGAGSWLAAVVKQLVQPDKEEIKKLQAFVDETLWGGIQYNEGPQKYGVKKSIFYYEPDSLPKGTYSDKINYNTWAAWDHKHANDPGRSYNYPHVAAAYWVMYRLSRYHQGLVDNHPWDWYLENAYHTSVAMVEQAPYYAQFGQMEGSVFLFVLEDLKNEGLTEMATDLEERMKQRADHWRALDYPFGSEMPWDSTGQEEVYVWSDYFGYDRKAMVTLRAILAYMPTMPHWGYNGNARRYWDFLYGGKAGETSRVERQIHHYGSSLNAIPVLSHFRKKPDNLYLLKVGYGGLLGGISNITQDGFGPAAFHSYPSALKIDGISGDYGSGFYGYAVNTSSYLVKDEDMGWLAFGGNLSQKGDVVEVELTTAAKSKVFIAPKKLWLTLDAGSFKKVAYNDKTGELNLTLGSKTAHTPYAYLRVDGSDAELPFKKVRGAYQIELGKNETEIKLQ, from the coding sequence ATGAAGCATATAAAGTATTGGATGGTATCGACATTTTGTTTTGTGGCCCTATCAACAGTGGAAGCACAGCAAACGTATTGGAGCAAGGTCGAGAAAAGGGAATCTACCTTGGGTATTGCCGATGTCTATCAAAAATTCAACACCCCCGACTTTCAATTGAAATTGGTCAAGGCATCCCAAACAATTGCAGCCCTTCACCCAAATAGTGAGCCTTATTTTGATTTTACGCCCGGGGAACGGCTAGAAATCAGGGACAAGGACAGTCTCTACCATTTGGGCGATATCAATCTTAGGATAAAGGATCCCAATGGTATATGGAAAAATTATTCCACCGCTACCAGCCGTGCAGCTGTAAAGCCTTTGGAGGTCAGTGGAAATATCCTTGCAGCCGCCAATTTGGCCAATACCTTGCCCAATGACATTCCGGTTTCAGTAAAACGGTATTACGAGCTGGACAACGATCAATTGGTGATGCGTTTTGAAATCACCAACAAACAAAATACTTCCGTAGAAATTGGAGCATTGGGCCTTCCCATGGTATTCAACAACATTCTGGAAGGTAAATCTTTGGTAGAGACCCATGCCCAAAACGTGTTCTTTGATCCCTATATTGGAAAAGATGCCGGCTATCTGGAGGTGAAAAGATTGAGCGGAGGAGGTCCAGCACTATTGGTATTGCCCAAGGAGAACATGGCTTTTGAGGCGTACAGACCTTTGTTGGATGACCCGACACCGAAGAGTATCGTTTTTGAAGGATTTCACGAGTGGATGGCCCATAGCAAGGCCTACGCAGAAAAAGAATGGAAAGGAGTGGAACAGTGGAACAAGCCCACATCGCTTACCCTTGAACCCAAGGAAACAAAAAGCTTTTCTTTGAAATTCGTCCTTTCCGAAGGCATTAAAAATATTCAAGAAACCTTGGTGAAGGAAGAACATCCGGTGGCGGTTGGGGTTCCCGGTTATGTGTTGCCCCAAGATGTCAACGCCCAATTGTTCATCCATTACAAAAGTGATATTGCTGCTTTGGAAGTAGAGCCAAAAGGCGCCCTGGATGTTAAAGAAGAAGACACTACGCCATCAGGAAAGAAAAAATATAGTGTCCAAGGAAAAAAATGGGGCAGGGCAAGGCTCACGGTCACTTATGAGGATGGCGTGGAGCAAACCATCAACTATAAAATCATTAAGCCGGAAACAGAGGTCATCAAGGATTTTGGACATTTTTTGACTACGGAACAGTGGTTCGATGGCCCTAACGACCCTTTTGGACGTAATCCATCGGCCATCAGTTATGATTATGAGAAAAAAGAACAGGTGGTGCAAGATGGAAGGGTTTGGATCAGTGGATTGAGTGATGAGGGCGGGGCCGGAAGTTGGTTGGCCGCCGTTGTGAAGCAGTTGGTGCAACCTGACAAAGAAGAAATCAAAAAACTGCAAGCGTTTGTCGATGAAACCCTTTGGGGAGGCATCCAGTATAACGAAGGACCTCAAAAATATGGGGTAAAAAAGAGCATATTTTACTACGAGCCCGATTCCCTGCCCAAGGGAACGTACAGTGACAAGATTAATTACAATACTTGGGCCGCATGGGACCACAAACATGCCAACGACCCTGGAAGATCGTACAATTATCCCCACGTGGCAGCGGCCTATTGGGTCATGTACCGTTTGTCCCGTTATCATCAGGGATTGGTGGACAACCATCCTTGGGATTGGTATTTGGAAAATGCCTACCATACCAGTGTTGCCATGGTGGAACAAGCACCCTATTATGCTCAATTTGGGCAGATGGAAGGTTCCGTGTTCCTCTTTGTTTTGGAAGATTTGAAAAATGAAGGGCTTACAGAAATGGCCACCGATCTGGAAGAACGAATGAAGCAAAGAGCAGATCATTGGCGAGCATTGGATTATCCTTTTGGCAGTGAAATGCCCTGGGATTCCACAGGACAGGAAGAAGTGTACGTGTGGTCCGATTACTTCGGATATGACCGAAAAGCAATGGTTACCCTTAGAGCTATTTTGGCCTATATGCCCACTATGCCACACTGGGGCTATAATGGCAATGCCAGAAGGTATTGGGACTTTTTGTATGGTGGAAAAGCGGGAGAGACCTCACGGGTCGAACGTCAAATCCATCATTATGGATCATCTTTGAATGCCATTCCCGTGCTGAGCCACTTCAGAAAGAAACCTGATAATCTCTATCTATTGAAAGTAGGTTATGGGGGGCTTTTGGGAGGAATTTCCAACATTACCCAAGATGGATTTGGCCCGGCAGCGTTCCATTCGTACCCTTCCGCGCTCAAAATTGACGGGATTTCAGGGGATTATGGTTCTGGGTTCTACGGATATGCTGTGAACACGTCTTCCTACCTTGTCAAGGATGAGGATATGGGGTGGTTGGCCTTCGGGGGCAACTTGTCCCAAAAAGGGGATGTGGTGGAAGTGGAACTTACCACGGCCGCAAAATCAAAAGTTTTCATAGCACCTAAAAAGTTATGGTTGACCTTGGATGCAGGTTCGTTTAAAAAAGTGGCTTATAATGATAAAACGGGCGAACTGAATCTTACTTTGGGTAGCAAAACAGCACATACCCCTTATGCCTATTTGCGTGTGGATGGAAGCGATGCTGAACTTCCTTTCAAAAAGGTGAGGGGAGCATACCAAATTGAGTTGGGTAAGAACGAAACGGAGATTAAGCTACAATAA
- a CDS encoding DUF885 family protein, protein MGLKKTGIIIVAMVGSFATAQTSKLADLVTEFEADNWALNRTYIVDESEEYYQRFSTFYSDWKKKMAGIDFGSLSQQGKVDYVLLKNLMTKGEYFLNQDYNAFKEVDEVSHFAKDIFPFMQERRRGKKPDAKKLAQLFQNATKTIDSEIESWKTKPFKDWQTADKASSVVLSLQKGLEEAYNFYYGYDPDFTWWVEKPYEKLNEKLTAYAEFLKNNYSQNSVKDDGSGIVGKPIGEDALNESLSMAFIPYTPAELIKTAEEQFEWCKNEMIKASRELGYGDDWKKALEHVKNTYVPAGEQPQAIMDLYSHSVEFIEERDLITLPDLAKETWGMKMMSPERQKVNPFFLGGRDIIISYPTMEMDHNDKLMSMRGNNPNFSFPTVQHELLPGHNLQYFMTSRHKSYRRPFSTPFWTEGWALYWEINLWNKDFPQTPEQKLGMLFWRIHRCARIIFSLKFHLGEMTPQECIDLLVDEVGHEYANAEAEVRRSFTTNYPPLYQLAYMMGGLQFYALRNEMLEKGWTEKQFHDRVMQEGRMPVELLRSLLQDLPLNKNYKTKWKFSTAFQ, encoded by the coding sequence ATGGGTTTAAAAAAAACAGGAATCATAATCGTGGCCATGGTGGGCTCCTTCGCAACGGCGCAGACCAGCAAATTGGCCGACCTCGTTACCGAGTTTGAAGCAGATAACTGGGCGTTGAACCGAACATACATAGTTGATGAATCCGAAGAATATTACCAGCGTTTCTCTACATTTTATTCCGACTGGAAGAAGAAAATGGCAGGGATTGACTTTGGTTCCTTATCGCAGCAAGGGAAAGTGGACTACGTTCTTTTGAAAAATTTGATGACCAAGGGCGAGTATTTTTTAAACCAAGATTACAATGCTTTCAAGGAAGTTGATGAAGTAAGCCATTTTGCCAAGGATATTTTTCCGTTTATGCAAGAGCGACGTAGGGGCAAAAAGCCAGATGCCAAAAAATTGGCACAGCTATTTCAAAATGCCACCAAAACCATTGATTCGGAAATAGAATCATGGAAAACCAAGCCCTTTAAAGATTGGCAAACGGCAGACAAAGCTTCCAGTGTGGTGCTTTCGCTGCAAAAAGGCTTGGAAGAGGCATACAATTTTTACTATGGTTACGACCCGGATTTTACGTGGTGGGTGGAAAAACCTTATGAAAAACTCAACGAAAAGTTGACCGCTTATGCCGAATTCTTAAAAAACAACTATTCACAGAACAGTGTCAAGGATGATGGCAGCGGTATTGTAGGTAAACCGATCGGTGAGGACGCGTTGAATGAAAGCCTATCCATGGCATTCATTCCCTACACTCCGGCCGAGCTCATAAAAACTGCCGAAGAACAATTTGAATGGTGCAAAAACGAGATGATAAAGGCATCTCGCGAATTGGGGTATGGCGATGACTGGAAAAAGGCCTTGGAACATGTAAAAAACACCTACGTTCCCGCTGGCGAACAACCACAGGCCATCATGGACCTTTATTCACATTCTGTGGAGTTTATTGAAGAAAGAGATTTGATTACCTTGCCGGATTTGGCCAAGGAAACCTGGGGCATGAAAATGATGAGCCCAGAAAGACAAAAGGTCAATCCGTTCTTTTTGGGAGGAAGGGACATCATCATTTCCTACCCCACCATGGAAATGGACCATAACGACAAGTTGATGAGCATGCGGGGCAACAATCCGAATTTCTCATTTCCCACGGTACAGCACGAATTGTTGCCGGGCCACAACCTACAATATTTCATGACCAGTCGTCATAAAAGTTACCGTAGACCTTTTTCCACCCCTTTTTGGACAGAAGGATGGGCCCTCTATTGGGAAATTAACCTGTGGAACAAGGATTTTCCCCAAACACCAGAGCAAAAACTCGGTATGCTGTTTTGGAGGATCCACAGATGTGCACGGATTATTTTCTCGCTTAAGTTTCATTTAGGTGAGATGACCCCACAGGAATGTATCGATCTGTTGGTGGATGAAGTGGGTCACGAGTATGCCAATGCCGAAGCAGAGGTGAGACGCTCCTTTACAACCAATTACCCACCATTGTACCAACTGGCCTACATGATGGGCGGACTGCAATTTTATGCGCTCCGGAACGAAATGTTGGAAAAGGGCTGGACAGAGAAACAATTTCACGATCGGGTGATGCAAGAAGGAAGAATGCCCGTGGAGCTCCTTCGCAGTCTTTTGCAAGACCTGCCGCTCAACAAAAACTATAAAACCAAGTGGAAGTTCTCCACAGCGTTCCAATAG
- a CDS encoding NAD(P)/FAD-dependent oxidoreductase: MKKVIVVGGGISGLCSAYYLVKEGYDVTILDQTDMTSGASFINAGYITPSHFIPLAAPGIITQGLKWMLNSSSPFYIKPRWDMEFFKWALLFKKSATASKVKKALPVLKELNLKSRSLYEELLASHDFDFHYKRKGVLMAYCTDKAEHEEREVAEQAIREGLEVSILSKEKLQEIQPVLSDEVKGAVHYQCDAHMTPNHFMQQLKEWLQAHGVQFKLGEKVEGFTVKEEKIVSLKTQDSIFEADEFVLASGSWTSKLASSLGLKIPIQGGKGYSMDVNRPTGITLPTILVDARMAITPMDGFTRFAGTMEFSGNNNTIKKERVEALAKAVKAHYRDIEIQADELNKATSGLRPVSPDGLPYIGKTSKYQNLTIAAGHAMMGWSLGPVTGKLVAQEIAKEKTMVNLELFSPDRFK; encoded by the coding sequence ATGAAGAAAGTGATTGTTGTAGGGGGAGGAATCTCCGGCCTTTGTAGTGCTTACTATTTGGTAAAGGAAGGGTATGATGTTACAATATTGGACCAAACCGATATGACCAGTGGAGCCTCCTTTATTAATGCAGGATATATCACTCCGAGCCATTTTATTCCATTGGCCGCACCGGGAATCATTACCCAAGGGCTTAAATGGATGCTCAACAGTTCCAGTCCTTTCTATATAAAACCCAGATGGGACATGGAGTTTTTCAAATGGGCCCTGCTTTTTAAAAAATCTGCAACAGCATCCAAGGTCAAAAAAGCACTTCCGGTACTCAAGGAACTCAACCTGAAGAGCAGAAGTTTGTACGAAGAGCTGTTGGCTTCCCACGATTTTGATTTTCATTACAAAAGAAAAGGGGTGCTGATGGCTTATTGTACCGATAAAGCAGAACATGAAGAGCGGGAAGTCGCCGAACAGGCCATAAGGGAAGGACTTGAGGTTTCCATACTTTCCAAGGAAAAGCTGCAAGAAATCCAACCGGTACTTTCAGATGAGGTAAAAGGAGCGGTACATTACCAATGTGATGCCCACATGACCCCGAACCACTTTATGCAGCAACTAAAGGAATGGCTGCAAGCACATGGAGTGCAATTTAAGTTGGGTGAAAAGGTTGAGGGTTTTACCGTAAAGGAGGAAAAAATAGTATCCTTAAAAACTCAGGACTCCATTTTTGAGGCCGATGAATTTGTTTTGGCCAGTGGTAGCTGGACCTCAAAACTGGCTTCTTCATTAGGATTGAAGATCCCTATTCAAGGTGGAAAAGGGTACAGCATGGATGTGAACAGGCCTACGGGCATTACGTTACCCACTATTTTGGTAGATGCCAGAATGGCTATAACCCCTATGGATGGTTTTACCCGTTTTGCGGGAACCATGGAGTTTTCTGGTAACAACAATACTATCAAAAAAGAAAGGGTTGAAGCCTTGGCGAAGGCCGTTAAGGCCCACTATCGGGATATAGAAATACAGGCTGACGAGTTAAACAAGGCCACATCGGGGCTCAGGCCTGTGTCCCCTGATGGCTTGCCTTATATTGGCAAAACCTCTAAATACCAAAATTTGACCATTGCCGCAGGTCATGCCATGATGGGTTGGAGCTTGGGACCTGTGACCGGAAAGTTAGTAGCGCAGGAAATAGCCAAGGAGAAAACCATGGTAAACCTCGAACTCTTTTCACCGGACAGGTTCAAATAA
- a CDS encoding beta-L-arabinofuranosidase domain-containing protein, with protein sequence MKLSKLFVGTILFFTAWCTSFVQAQSGNQILDGIGETAMIARYIFDGDAKDWSRNNLHGRIHGPNVRFTEDEKFGKVLVLPGDGESYVSIPGESLEGEESLSIIAWMNLQSTALGQRLFDFGKDDRTHLFIAPSGIDEKEGFQAVIIKDGEKAYEANSPEAKMETGQWVHVAVVLDIPSKSMMTYINGEQVGKAENMEMELGQLFTHENQLYIGKSIASGDTYLKAKVHDFRLYRTPLSEKQIARIHYIALRGGDSMAQREKPENDLPKFPPNTPQLYNEYLTGVSDIEVETEMGFLPRLPRYVQGTYRNGIEGPKVRVLWPSPTDNSEVSKPGNYVVTGQVSGTDFQPKARVTVKASKESGTPSLKLDVFGLDQVSLNADAHGQQTKFIENRDKFINTLVQTNPDSFLYMFRNAFGQEQPEGAKPLGVWDSQETKLRGHATGHYLTAIAQAYASTGYDKALQANFADKMNYMVDVLYQLSQMSGQSAKAGGEHVADPTAVPPGPGKSTYDSDLSENGIRTDYWNWGEGFISAYPPDQFIMLENGATYGTQPTQVWAPYYTLHKILAGLMDIYEVSGNEKALEIAKGMGDWVYARLSQLPTDTLISMWNTYIAGEFGGMNEAMARLDRITDEPRYLKVAQLFDNIKMFFGDAEHSHGLARNVDSFRGLHANQHIPQIVGALEIYRDSESPEYYQVADNFWYKAKNDYMYSIGGVAGARNPTNAECFIAQPATLYENGFSSGGQNETCATYNMLKLTKNLFLFDQRTELMDYYERGLYNHILASVAEDSPANTYHVPLRPGSVKRFGNSDMTGFTCCNGTALESSTKLQNSIYFKSQDNSTLYVNLFVPSTLKWAEKDITVEQKTAFPKEDNTQLTIKGKGKFDLNIRVPQWATKGFFVKINGKEEKVEAKPGTYLTLSRKWKDGDVIDLKMPFQFHLDPVMDQQNIASLFYGPVLLVAQEPEPRNEWRKITLDAEDIGKTIQGDSKTLEFTIDGTVFKPFYETYGRHSVYLDVTLK encoded by the coding sequence ATGAAGTTAAGTAAGTTGTTCGTTGGTACGATTTTGTTTTTTACTGCTTGGTGTACAAGTTTTGTCCAAGCACAGAGTGGCAATCAGATTTTGGATGGAATCGGTGAGACCGCAATGATTGCCCGGTACATTTTTGATGGCGATGCCAAGGATTGGTCACGGAACAACTTGCATGGGAGAATTCACGGCCCCAATGTCAGGTTTACCGAGGATGAGAAGTTTGGGAAGGTACTTGTTTTGCCAGGGGATGGCGAGTCTTATGTTTCAATTCCCGGTGAATCTCTGGAAGGAGAAGAATCCCTGAGCATTATTGCTTGGATGAATCTTCAATCTACAGCATTGGGCCAGCGGTTGTTTGATTTTGGCAAGGACGACAGAACGCATCTTTTTATAGCACCATCGGGCATTGATGAAAAAGAAGGTTTTCAGGCCGTCATTATCAAAGATGGCGAGAAAGCATACGAGGCAAATTCACCTGAAGCAAAAATGGAGACTGGCCAATGGGTACATGTTGCCGTGGTTTTGGATATTCCCTCAAAATCCATGATGACCTACATCAACGGGGAGCAAGTAGGAAAAGCGGAGAATATGGAAATGGAACTGGGACAATTGTTCACCCATGAAAATCAACTTTACATTGGAAAGTCGATAGCATCCGGTGATACCTACCTCAAAGCCAAGGTCCATGATTTTAGATTGTACCGGACTCCTTTGAGCGAAAAACAGATTGCCCGGATCCACTATATTGCCCTTCGTGGGGGAGATAGCATGGCACAAAGGGAAAAACCAGAGAACGATCTACCAAAGTTCCCTCCAAATACCCCTCAATTGTATAATGAATATCTAACAGGAGTATCCGATATAGAGGTCGAAACCGAAATGGGCTTTTTACCAAGATTGCCCCGCTATGTCCAAGGTACGTACCGCAATGGGATTGAAGGTCCAAAAGTAAGGGTGCTTTGGCCATCCCCAACGGACAATTCTGAAGTTTCAAAACCTGGAAATTATGTAGTCACAGGTCAGGTTTCCGGTACGGATTTTCAACCAAAGGCCAGAGTTACAGTAAAAGCAAGCAAGGAATCGGGTACACCAAGCCTCAAATTGGATGTTTTCGGGTTGGACCAAGTGTCACTCAATGCCGATGCTCACGGCCAGCAAACAAAATTTATTGAAAATCGTGACAAATTCATAAATACCTTGGTGCAGACCAATCCGGATTCCTTTCTCTATATGTTCCGCAATGCCTTTGGTCAAGAACAGCCCGAAGGAGCAAAACCATTGGGAGTTTGGGACAGCCAAGAAACCAAATTACGGGGACACGCCACGGGACACTATCTAACGGCCATTGCACAGGCTTATGCCAGTACAGGCTATGACAAGGCATTGCAGGCCAACTTTGCGGACAAAATGAATTACATGGTGGATGTACTATACCAACTCTCCCAGATGTCAGGGCAGTCTGCCAAAGCTGGAGGAGAGCATGTCGCCGACCCGACGGCCGTACCACCCGGCCCTGGTAAGTCAACCTATGATTCCGATTTAAGCGAAAATGGTATCCGTACCGATTACTGGAACTGGGGAGAAGGGTTTATCAGTGCTTACCCACCAGACCAGTTCATTATGTTGGAAAATGGGGCCACGTATGGCACACAACCCACACAGGTTTGGGCGCCTTATTACACCTTGCACAAAATTTTGGCCGGGTTAATGGATATTTATGAGGTCAGTGGAAATGAGAAAGCACTTGAGATTGCCAAAGGAATGGGCGATTGGGTATATGCCCGATTGAGCCAACTACCTACCGATACCCTAATTAGCATGTGGAACACTTATATTGCAGGTGAGTTTGGGGGTATGAACGAGGCCATGGCCCGTTTGGATAGAATCACCGATGAACCCCGTTACCTCAAAGTGGCCCAATTGTTCGATAATATCAAAATGTTTTTTGGTGATGCAGAACATTCGCATGGATTGGCCAGAAATGTGGACTCCTTCCGTGGATTGCACGCCAATCAGCACATTCCCCAAATTGTGGGAGCGTTGGAAATATATCGCGATTCGGAATCCCCTGAATATTACCAAGTGGCCGACAATTTCTGGTACAAAGCCAAAAATGATTACATGTATAGCATAGGCGGGGTTGCCGGAGCAAGGAATCCCACGAACGCGGAATGCTTTATCGCCCAACCAGCTACATTGTACGAAAATGGGTTTTCATCAGGAGGACAAAATGAAACCTGTGCCACATACAACATGCTAAAATTGACCAAAAATCTATTCCTTTTTGATCAACGTACCGAATTGATGGACTACTATGAACGAGGGTTGTACAATCATATCCTTGCTTCTGTGGCAGAGGACAGTCCGGCCAATACCTATCATGTGCCATTGAGACCAGGTTCTGTGAAAAGATTCGGAAATTCTGATATGACCGGGTTTACCTGTTGCAACGGTACCGCTTTGGAGAGCAGTACTAAACTCCAGAATTCCATTTACTTCAAAAGTCAGGATAACAGTACACTTTACGTAAACCTCTTCGTTCCTTCCACATTGAAATGGGCAGAAAAAGATATCACTGTTGAGCAAAAAACCGCTTTTCCGAAGGAGGACAACACGCAATTGACCATAAAGGGCAAGGGAAAATTCGATCTCAACATACGGGTACCACAATGGGCGACCAAAGGGTTCTTTGTGAAGATAAACGGCAAGGAGGAAAAAGTAGAGGCCAAGCCAGGTACGTATCTTACCCTAAGTCGCAAATGGAAAGATGGTGATGTTATTGATTTGAAAATGCCGTTCCAATTTCATTTGGATCCAGTGATGGACCAACAGAACATCGCAAGCCTTTTTTACGGCCCTGTATTGTTGGTGGCGCAGGAACCCGAACCACGAAATGAATGGCGCAAGATAACCTTAGATGCTGAGGATATTGGGAAAACCATTCAAGGAGACTCCAAAACATTGGAATTTACCATTGACGGAACGGTTTTTAAACCGTTCTACGAAACCTACGGTCGCCATTCGGTTTATTTGGATGTTACATTGAAATAA